A region from the Geobacter benzoatilyticus genome encodes:
- a CDS encoding MBG domain-containing protein: MRNSGKALSVIMQVLVVLFLWVASSEATVYTLNDRALNRNTSATVDDATAFTGLYSFKVDGTELMYQQWFWYRVGATGGEASLETLGAPTSVVSTATSVSLTYTKAGEFTVKVQYQLTPYESGLYRADLKKTVTITNISAQPLDYHLFEYSDYEITQLATQADKVEVVGTRIYQTGPQTYADEGITLVHEATPSPTSFDFDNNQIYLYAELKDDAPSDFPSPQTTYTTDAEADDLQFANQWDLAIPVGGSKTIDITDKVYPNLPLSATKTHAGTTVNYQGSADYTISYDNLKSLYGTTLTNVKIIDYLPKDTVFTSASTGGVHDPVTNTVTWSLANIAPLANTQSVQTSVTVNSVKDITNEALLVSDEAFPTRVTDLAVLSNHPPSIVSAAVTSAYTETPYTYQVKASDVDAGTTFSYSLASAPTGMTINSSTGVISWTPTLAQEGAHQVSVMVADNGSLKATQTYTVNVIKLNRPPVITSVAPAYAIAGQPYTYTIVASDPDGDALYYYLESSSLPQGLTLTGNVISWTPTATQLGTYNIAISVADAKLAKTYQYFSITVTAEGANTPPVVTKPADQTTIVGSAASLQIQATDADSNPLTYSATGLPAGLSINSATGLISGTLLSSIPGNYLVTVTVTDGFAPVAVSFTWVVKDKTTPVITWSTPAAITYGTALSATQLSATANTAGTFTYTPAAGTVLNAGTQTLNVTFTPNDTATYNTVTKSIAITVNKATAYLVLSGLNQTYTGTSKTVTATTSPVGLGYGVTYNGSATAPSAAGSYAVVATVTDANYTGSATGTLVIAKATPAITWATPTAVYVGTALSNTQLNATANVNGTFTYTPAVGTVMNTVGTQMLSASFAPTDSTNYNTATASVSLSVVAKQVPVITWSNPAAITYGTALSATQLSATANTAGTFTYTPAVGTVLNAGTQTLSVVFTPTDGNTYTTATKSVTLTVNKAAATVTLSGLTATYDGSAKAVTATTNPVGKSVAITYGGSATAPSAAGSYAVVATVTDPNYSGSATGTLVIAKATPAITWATPTAVYVGTALSNTQLNATANVNGTFTYTPAAGTVMNTAGAQTLSAAFTPADTANYNNASVTVSLSVVAKQVPVITWSNPAAITYGTALSATQLKATANTAGTFTYTPAAGTVLNAGTQTLSVVFTPTDGTTYTTATKSVSITVNPATATVSLSGLSVTYDGSAKAVTATTNPVGKSVAITYGGSATAPSAAGSYAVVATVTDPNYSGSATGTLVIAKATPAITWATPTAVYVGTALSSTQLNATANVNGTFAYTPAAGTVLNTAGTQTLAAVFTPADTANYNNASATVSLMVTDKQVPVITWSNPAAITYGTALSAMQLNAKADVAGTFTYSPALGTVLDAGTQTLNVTFTPNDTTTYTTATKSVTLTVNKAAATVTLSGLSAIYDGTAKAAAATTTPGGLAVTIAYTSGKAAVTAPTTAGSYGVTATINDPNYTGSATGTLVIAKATPVITWAAPSAVYVGTALGNTQLNATADVNGTFTYTPAAGTVMNTAGTQTLSASFAPTDGTNYNTATASVSLTVSAKQVPVITWSNPAAITYGTALSATQLDAKADVAGNFTYSPAVGTVLNAGTQNLSVTFTPTDTTTYATVTKTVTLTVNKSTPVITWATPTAVYVGTALSTTQLNATANVDGTFAYTPAAGTVLDIAGTQTLAAVFTPADSANYNNATASVSLSITDKQVPVITWSNPAAITYGTALSATQLNAKADVAGTFTYSPALGTVLDAGTQTLSVTFTPNDTATYTTATKTVSITVNPATVTVSLVGLTATYDGSAKAVTATTNPSGKTVAITYDGSATAPSTAGSYAVVATVTDSNYSGSATGTLVITKATPVITWAAPSAVYEGTALSSTQLNATANIDGTFAYTPASGTVLNVAGNQTLTAAFTPTDAANYETATASVSLTVTAVAKTTPVITWETPAAITYGTVLSAIQQNAKADVAGSFTYTPAAGTVLNAGQQTLNVTFTPADTTLYNSSTASVLLTVNKATSSVTLGGLSQIYSGTAKSATATTSPAGLAVGFTYNGSNAAPAAAGSYTVVATVNDANYTGSATGTMTIGKATPTIVWATPAPVAVGTALSSTQLNAAANVAGTFGYTPAAGTVMNVEGSQALSADFIPADTDNYNNATASVILTVVAANTNQAPVITSQAVTTAYKDGYYYYQVVASDPDGDAVTYSLTTRPSGMTINGTTGLIYWSPKDTGTYSVTVKVTDPSGLSASQSFRISVVSRPSNSAPKITSMAVTRATVGMLYNYDVEATDPNGDTVYYRLASAQSGMTIDAVTGLISWTPSSSQIGSKYVKVEAVDNKGGKTSQSFYITVSPSADADNPPAINSTPVIIAAVGSPYSYDVNATDADGDVITYSLTDSPAGMIINATTGVITWTPSADQAGTRNVVVNATAGGQTATQAFTIAVSGQAANQAPVITSQAMTTAYKDGYYYYQVLASDPDGDAVTYSLTNRPSGMTINGTTGLIYWHPQDTGTYSVTVKVTDPAGLSASQSFRISVVSRPSNSSPKITSTAVTRATVGVLYNYDVEATDPNGDAVYFRLASAQSGMTIDAISGLIIWTPSSSQTGSKYVKVEAFDSKGGKTSQSFYITVLSADGTINGSSGNSCDVNGDGSITADDIRMIVEGRGSNNLALDVNGDGEVTLLDSRACAIQMQ; the protein is encoded by the coding sequence ATGAGAAATTCAGGCAAAGCATTGTCGGTGATTATGCAGGTGCTGGTGGTATTGTTCCTGTGGGTCGCTTCCAGCGAAGCGACCGTCTACACGCTCAATGACCGGGCACTGAACCGGAACACCTCGGCAACCGTGGATGATGCAACCGCATTCACTGGTTTGTACTCATTCAAGGTGGACGGTACGGAGCTCATGTATCAGCAATGGTTCTGGTATCGGGTCGGCGCCACTGGCGGCGAGGCGTCCCTTGAGACATTGGGCGCTCCTACTAGCGTGGTATCCACTGCCACAAGCGTCTCTCTAACCTATACCAAGGCGGGAGAGTTCACAGTTAAGGTCCAGTACCAGTTGACTCCTTATGAATCTGGCTTGTATCGGGCCGACCTCAAAAAGACGGTGACCATAACCAATATCTCCGCTCAGCCTCTTGATTATCACCTTTTTGAATACAGTGACTATGAGATTACCCAGTTGGCCACGCAGGCTGACAAGGTGGAGGTGGTCGGCACCCGCATTTACCAGACCGGCCCCCAGACATATGCGGACGAGGGGATAACCCTTGTGCATGAAGCGACTCCGTCCCCCACAAGTTTCGACTTCGACAATAACCAGATATACCTCTACGCCGAGTTGAAGGATGATGCGCCATCGGACTTCCCATCTCCCCAGACCACCTATACCACTGATGCTGAAGCCGACGACCTGCAGTTCGCCAACCAGTGGGATCTGGCAATCCCAGTCGGCGGATCTAAAACCATCGACATCACCGACAAGGTCTATCCCAACCTGCCCCTTTCGGCCACAAAGACCCACGCCGGTACAACTGTAAATTATCAGGGCAGTGCCGATTACACCATCAGCTATGACAACCTCAAAAGTCTGTATGGTACAACCCTGACCAATGTGAAGATAATTGATTATCTTCCGAAGGATACGGTGTTTACGAGCGCGTCCACGGGTGGGGTCCATGACCCGGTCACCAACACCGTTACCTGGAGTCTGGCAAACATTGCACCTCTGGCGAATACCCAGTCGGTACAGACCTCCGTCACGGTCAATTCGGTAAAAGACATCACCAACGAAGCGCTTCTGGTGAGTGATGAAGCTTTCCCGACTCGAGTTACAGACCTTGCGGTATTGAGCAACCATCCGCCTTCAATTGTCTCTGCAGCTGTCACCAGCGCCTATACCGAAACCCCCTATACATATCAGGTTAAGGCAAGCGATGTTGATGCCGGGACCACTTTTTCATATTCCCTTGCCTCTGCACCAACCGGGATGACGATCAATTCTTCAACTGGGGTAATCAGCTGGACTCCGACCCTTGCTCAAGAGGGCGCTCACCAGGTGAGTGTCATGGTTGCCGACAATGGTTCCCTCAAAGCGACCCAGACTTACACGGTAAACGTTATCAAGCTGAACAGGCCACCGGTGATTACTTCAGTGGCTCCGGCCTATGCCATTGCCGGGCAGCCTTATACTTATACTATTGTGGCAAGTGATCCCGACGGCGATGCTCTGTATTACTACCTGGAATCTTCTTCATTGCCCCAGGGGCTGACCCTTACCGGCAATGTCATAAGCTGGACACCCACTGCAACGCAGCTCGGCACATACAATATTGCTATAAGCGTTGCGGATGCGAAGCTTGCCAAAACCTATCAGTACTTTTCCATTACCGTCACTGCGGAGGGTGCCAACACACCGCCCGTTGTAACCAAGCCGGCTGATCAGACAACTATTGTTGGAAGCGCGGCAAGCCTTCAGATTCAGGCAACCGATGCTGATTCCAATCCGCTTACTTACAGTGCCACCGGCCTCCCTGCGGGCCTTTCCATTAATTCAGCGACAGGTCTTATCAGCGGGACTCTCTTGTCCAGCATTCCGGGGAACTACCTGGTGACGGTAACTGTTACTGACGGCTTTGCACCTGTTGCGGTTAGTTTTACCTGGGTTGTCAAGGATAAGACCACTCCGGTCATCACCTGGAGCACCCCTGCGGCGATTACCTACGGCACTGCGCTCTCCGCTACCCAGCTTAGCGCAACGGCAAATACGGCCGGTACGTTCACCTACACCCCTGCCGCCGGCACGGTCCTTAACGCCGGTACGCAGACTTTGAACGTCACCTTTACCCCAAACGATACGGCTACGTACAATACGGTTACCAAGAGCATTGCCATAACGGTGAACAAAGCCACGGCTTACCTTGTTCTGTCTGGGCTCAATCAGACATATACCGGCACTTCCAAGACGGTTACCGCCACAACCAGCCCTGTCGGGTTAGGTTACGGCGTAACCTATAATGGCAGCGCCACCGCCCCGAGCGCCGCGGGAAGCTATGCCGTAGTAGCCACCGTAACCGATGCCAACTACACGGGCAGCGCCACGGGAACCCTGGTAATCGCCAAGGCAACTCCGGCTATCACCTGGGCAACGCCGACTGCAGTGTATGTGGGCACGGCCCTGAGCAATACCCAACTGAACGCCACGGCCAACGTGAACGGCACCTTCACCTACACCCCCGCCGTCGGCACGGTAATGAACACCGTCGGGACCCAGATGCTGTCCGCCTCCTTTGCCCCGACCGACAGCACCAACTACAACACCGCCACCGCCAGCGTAAGCCTCAGCGTAGTCGCCAAGCAGGTACCCGTGATTACATGGAGCAATCCTGCGGCGATCACCTATGGCACTGCGCTTTCCGCTACCCAGCTCAGTGCAACGGCAAACACGGCCGGTACCTTCACGTACACTCCCGCTGTGGGTACCGTTCTCAATGCCGGAACGCAGACCCTGTCGGTAGTATTTACTCCTACCGATGGTAATACTTACACCACTGCCACCAAAAGTGTAACCCTCACGGTGAACAAGGCAGCGGCCACCGTCACTCTTTCCGGCCTGACCGCCACCTATGACGGCAGCGCCAAGGCCGTCACCGCCACCACGAACCCTGTCGGCAAGAGCGTCGCCATCACCTACGGGGGCAGCGCCACCGCACCGAGCGCGGCCGGGAGCTATGCCGTCGTAGCCACCGTAACCGATCCCAACTACAGCGGCAGCGCCACGGGAACCCTGGTAATCGCCAAGGCGACACCGGCCATCACCTGGGCAACACCGACCGCAGTGTATGTGGGCACGGCACTGAGCAACACCCAACTTAATGCCACCGCCAACGTGAACGGTACGTTCACCTACACCCCCGCCGCCGGGACGGTAATGAACACCGCCGGGGCCCAGACGCTGTCCGCCGCATTCACCCCTGCCGATACCGCTAACTACAACAACGCATCGGTCACCGTGAGCCTCAGCGTAGTCGCCAAGCAGGTCCCCGTGATTACCTGGAGCAATCCTGCGGCGATCACCTACGGCACCGCGCTTTCCGCCACGCAACTTAAGGCAACGGCAAACACGGCCGGTACTTTCACGTATACTCCCGCCGCCGGTACCGTTCTCAATGCCGGAACGCAGACCCTGTCGGTAGTATTCACTCCGACCGATGGCACAACTTACACTACCGCCACAAAGAGCGTCAGCATAACGGTTAACCCTGCCACTGCCACGGTAAGCCTTTCCGGGCTGAGCGTTACCTATGACGGCAGCGCCAAGGCCGTCACCGCCACCACGAACCCTGTCGGCAAGAGCGTCGCCATTACCTATGGGGGCAGCGCCACCGCACCGAGCGCGGCCGGGAGCTATGCCGTCGTAGCCACCGTAACCGATCCCAACTACAGCGGCAGCGCCACGGGAACCCTGGTAATCGCCAAGGCAACCCCGGCCATCACCTGGGCAACACCGACCGCAGTGTATGTGGGCACGGCACTGAGCAGCACCCAACTTAATGCCACCGCCAACGTGAACGGCACCTTTGCCTACACCCCCGCCGCCGGGACCGTCCTGAACACCGCCGGGACCCAGACACTTGCCGCCGTCTTCACTCCGGCCGACACCGCCAACTACAACAATGCATCGGCCACCGTGAGCTTGATGGTAACCGATAAGCAGGTACCGGTCATCACCTGGAGCAACCCTGCGGCGATCACCTACGGCACCGCGCTTTCCGCCATGCAACTGAACGCCAAAGCTGACGTAGCCGGTACCTTCACCTACAGCCCAGCCTTGGGTACCGTCCTTGACGCCGGTACACAGACGCTGAACGTCACGTTTACCCCCAATGACACCACGACCTACACCACTGCCACCAAGAGTGTGACCCTCACGGTGAACAAGGCTGCTGCCACCGTCACTCTTTCCGGCCTGAGCGCCATCTATGACGGCACTGCTAAAGCAGCTGCCGCCACCACCACTCCGGGTGGTCTTGCTGTTACCATAGCCTACACCAGCGGTAAGGCCGCGGTGACTGCGCCGACCACAGCTGGCAGCTATGGCGTAACGGCCACAATTAACGATCCCAACTACACAGGCAGCGCGACCGGGACCCTTGTGATTGCCAAGGCGACCCCCGTCATCACCTGGGCGGCGCCGTCCGCAGTGTATGTGGGCACGGCTTTGGGCAACACCCAACTGAATGCTACCGCTGACGTGAACGGTACCTTCACCTACACCCCTGCCGCCGGGACGGTAATGAACACCGCCGGCACCCAGACGCTGTCCGCCTCCTTCGCTCCGACTGACGGTACCAACTACAACACCGCCACTGCCAGCGTGAGCCTGACGGTGAGCGCCAAGCAGGTGCCGGTCATCACCTGGAGTAACCCTGCGGCGATTACCTACGGCACCGCGCTTTCCGCCACGCAACTCGACGCCAAAGCGGACGTAGCCGGTAACTTCACCTACAGCCCAGCCGTCGGCACCGTCCTCAACGCCGGCACGCAGAACCTGAGTGTCACCTTCACGCCGACCGACACCACGACCTATGCCACGGTCACCAAGACCGTTACCCTTACGGTCAACAAGTCGACCCCCGTCATCACCTGGGCAACGCCGACCGCAGTGTATGTGGGTACGGCACTGAGCACGACCCAACTGAATGCCACGGCCAACGTGGATGGCACCTTTGCCTACACCCCCGCCGCCGGGACCGTCCTGGACATTGCGGGAACCCAGACACTCGCCGCCGTCTTTACCCCGGCCGATAGCGCCAACTACAATAACGCCACGGCCAGCGTGAGCCTCTCGATCACCGATAAGCAGGTACCGGTCATCACCTGGAGCAACCCTGCGGCGATCACCTACGGCACCGCGCTTTCCGCCACGCAACTGAACGCCAAAGCGGACGTCGCCGGTACCTTCACCTACAGCCCGGCCTTGGGTACCGTCCTTGACGCCGGTACACAGACGCTAAGCGTTACGTTTACCCCCAATGACACCGCGACCTACACCACGGCCACCAAGACCGTCAGCATAACGGTTAACCCTGCTACAGTCACGGTAAGCCTGGTCGGTCTGACTGCCACCTATGACGGCAGCGCCAAGGCCGTCACCGCCACCACCAACCCATCCGGCAAGACTGTCGCCATCACCTATGATGGCAGCGCCACCGCTCCGAGCACGGCCGGGAGCTACGCCGTCGTAGCCACCGTAACCGATTCCAACTACAGCGGCAGCGCCACGGGAACCCTTGTGATTACCAAGGCGACCCCTGTCATCACCTGGGCGGCGCCGTCCGCAGTGTATGAGGGCACGGCACTGAGCAGCACCCAACTGAACGCCACGGCCAATATTGACGGCACCTTCGCCTACACCCCTGCATCAGGAACCGTTCTGAATGTAGCGGGGAACCAGACACTTACCGCAGCTTTTACCCCGACCGACGCGGCTAACTATGAGACAGCCACAGCGAGCGTCAGCTTGACTGTTACTGCCGTTGCTAAAACTACGCCGGTCATCACCTGGGAAACGCCGGCGGCGATTACTTACGGCACGGTCCTTTCCGCAATTCAACAAAACGCCAAAGCGGACGTGGCAGGCAGCTTCACATATACCCCTGCTGCCGGCACCGTCCTTAACGCCGGGCAGCAGACCCTTAACGTTACCTTTACCCCGGCTGACACAACACTCTACAATTCGTCAACCGCTTCAGTTCTGCTGACGGTGAACAAGGCGACCTCTTCCGTTACTTTGGGCGGCCTGAGCCAGATTTACAGCGGCACTGCGAAGAGCGCCACCGCTACAACCTCCCCGGCAGGGCTTGCAGTCGGCTTCACCTACAACGGCAGCAACGCCGCACCGGCCGCCGCAGGAAGTTACACCGTCGTTGCCACGGTAAACGATGCCAACTACACAGGCAGCGCAACCGGCACGATGACCATCGGCAAAGCGACGCCGACCATTGTTTGGGCGACGCCGGCCCCGGTTGCCGTCGGAACGGCTCTTTCCTCGACCCAGCTTAATGCCGCTGCCAACGTTGCCGGTACCTTCGGCTATACTCCTGCGGCCGGCACCGTCATGAATGTTGAGGGAAGCCAGGCACTGTCCGCTGATTTCATCCCTGCCGATACTGACAATTACAACAATGCGACGGCAAGCGTAATCCTTACGGTTGTTGCCGCCAATACCAACCAGGCTCCCGTAATAACCTCGCAAGCAGTAACCACTGCGTACAAGGACGGGTACTACTACTATCAAGTGGTGGCATCCGATCCCGATGGCGATGCGGTTACCTATTCATTGACCACCCGCCCGTCGGGCATGACCATCAACGGAACGACCGGTCTCATCTACTGGAGTCCGAAAGATACCGGCACCTATTCAGTAACGGTGAAAGTGACGGATCCCTCCGGACTTTCAGCAAGCCAGAGCTTCAGGATTTCCGTTGTTTCCCGACCCTCCAACAGCGCCCCGAAGATTACTTCCATGGCTGTGACGCGGGCAACGGTCGGCATGCTGTACAACTATGATGTGGAAGCAACCGATCCCAATGGCGACACCGTGTATTACCGGCTGGCATCGGCTCAGTCAGGGATGACCATTGACGCCGTAACCGGTCTGATCAGCTGGACGCCGTCCTCGTCCCAGATCGGCTCCAAATATGTCAAGGTAGAGGCGGTCGATAACAAGGGCGGTAAAACTTCCCAAAGCTTTTATATTACGGTGTCGCCGTCAGCCGATGCCGATAATCCCCCGGCAATCAACTCGACTCCGGTAATAATTGCTGCCGTGGGAAGCCCTTATTCCTATGATGTCAATGCTACTGACGCTGACGGTGATGTTATAACCTACAGCCTTACCGATTCACCGGCAGGGATGATAATCAATGCAACAACCGGCGTAATCACCTGGACCCCATCGGCTGACCAGGCAGGCACCCGGAATGTTGTGGTAAACGCAACTGCCGGTGGTCAAACCGCAACACAGGCATTTACCATTGCCGTCAGTGGCCAGGCGGCCAACCAGGCTCCCGTGATAACCTCGCAAGCAATGACCACTGCGTACAAGGATGGGTATTACTACTACCAGGTGCTGGCTTCCGATCCCGATGGCGATGCGGTCACCTATTCCTTGACCAACCGTCCGTCGGGCATGACGATCAACGGGACAACGGGTCTCATCTACTGGCATCCGCAGGATACCGGCACCTATTCGGTAACGGTGAAAGTGACGGACCCCGCGGGACTTTCAGCAAGCCAGAGCTTCAGGATTTCCGTTGTTTCCCGGCCGTCCAACAGTTCTCCGAAGATTACTTCTACGGCGGTAACGCGGGCAACGGTCGGCGTTCTGTACAACTATGATGTGGAAGCAACCGATCCCAATGGCGATGCCGTGTATTTCAGGCTTGCGTCAGCACAATCGGGAATGACCATCGATGCTATTTCCGGTCTGATCATCTGGACGCCGTCCTCATCCCAGACCGGATCCAAATATGTCAAGGTCGAGGCTTTTGACAGCAAGGGTGGTAAAACTTCCCAAAGTTTTTATATTACGGTGTTGTCGGCAGATGGGACCATAAACGGATCGTCCGGCAATTCCTGTGACGTGAACGGCGATGGCTCCATAACTGCTGATGATATACGGATGATCGTCGAGGGGAGGGGCAGCAACAATCTTGCCCTCGATGTGAACGGCGATGGTGAAGTTACACTGCTGGACTCCCGAGCCTGTGCGATTCAGATGCAATAA
- a CDS encoding lysophospholipid acyltransferase family protein, with amino-acid sequence MKVSLLRRLWVTFSAHVVGFYASTINRFLVKGIENLPKDGGVLIASNHISAYETIFIPWAVLRYYPMQMVWAPAKEELFRNRFQRWLYTSWGAFPVKRGRDVRAGKVINDLIRTEKVMLFPEGTRHKDGVLGQGNRGVGKIIYDTRPTVVPTALVGLNRWKFPGVGQDAAIVFGKPLDFSDLYALEDKKETHQLIVERVMTAIAELLKAEGAYVNQG; translated from the coding sequence TTGAAGGTTTCTCTGTTACGTCGCCTATGGGTTACATTCTCCGCCCACGTAGTCGGTTTCTACGCCTCCACCATCAACAGATTCCTGGTCAAAGGTATTGAGAACCTGCCGAAGGATGGCGGAGTCTTGATTGCCTCCAACCATATTTCCGCCTACGAAACCATTTTCATCCCCTGGGCGGTGTTGCGGTACTATCCCATGCAGATGGTTTGGGCGCCCGCAAAGGAAGAGCTTTTCCGCAACCGCTTCCAGCGATGGCTTTACACATCCTGGGGGGCATTCCCGGTCAAGCGGGGGCGCGACGTGCGTGCCGGCAAAGTCATCAATGACCTCATCCGGACAGAAAAAGTCATGCTTTTCCCGGAGGGAACCCGCCACAAGGACGGAGTCCTGGGGCAGGGAAACCGAGGCGTCGGCAAGATAATCTACGACACGCGGCCCACGGTGGTGCCGACTGCGCTCGTGGGGCTCAACCGCTGGAAATTTCCCGGCGTTGGCCAGGATGCCGCAATCGTGTTCGGGAAGCCGCTTGATTTTTCCGATCTTTATGCGCTTGAAGACAAAAAGGAAACCCACCAGTTGATTGTCGAACGGGTGATGACTGCAATTGCCGAGCTTCTCAAGGCGGAAGGGGCCTATGTCAACCAGGGTTGA
- the rnhA gene encoding ribonuclease HI, which yields MSTRVELFSDGACSGNPGVGGWGTILRCGATEKEFSGAEWETTNNRMEMTGAIRGLEALTRPCDVVVTTDSQYLVKGMTEWLPGWIRKGWVNSKKEPVLNRDLWERLHELSKIHRIQWAWIKGHNGHTENERCDTLARGAIDELKKKGQGRR from the coding sequence ATGTCAACCAGGGTTGAACTGTTCAGTGACGGTGCCTGCAGCGGCAACCCGGGGGTCGGTGGATGGGGGACCATCCTTCGCTGCGGAGCCACGGAAAAGGAATTCTCCGGCGCCGAGTGGGAAACCACCAATAACCGGATGGAAATGACCGGCGCCATCCGGGGGCTGGAGGCCTTGACGCGCCCCTGCGATGTGGTGGTCACCACTGATTCCCAGTATCTGGTGAAGGGGATGACGGAATGGCTTCCCGGATGGATTCGCAAAGGGTGGGTCAACAGCAAGAAAGAACCGGTCCTGAACCGCGATCTCTGGGAGCGGCTCCATGAACTGTCCAAAATCCATCGAATCCAGTGGGCCTGGATAAAGGGGCATAACGGCCATACGGAAAACGAGCGCTGCGACACCCTTGCCCGGGGGGCCATAGATGAGCTGAAAAAGAAAGGGCAGGGGCGGCGGTGA
- a CDS encoding HNH endonuclease: MNYFIVEVSEQEVRREKEKARELRRSQWWKNRLARGLCHYCGKTFAPDELTMDHLVPIVRGGKSTRGNVVPACKECNNRKKYLLPVEWEEYLETLKAESPDGEGQPE; encoded by the coding sequence GTGAACTACTTCATCGTGGAGGTTTCGGAGCAGGAGGTGAGGCGCGAGAAGGAAAAGGCGCGCGAACTCCGCCGGAGCCAGTGGTGGAAGAACCGGCTGGCCCGCGGCCTCTGCCACTACTGCGGCAAGACCTTTGCCCCCGACGAACTCACCATGGACCATCTGGTGCCCATCGTGCGCGGCGGCAAGAGCACCCGCGGCAACGTGGTGCCTGCCTGCAAAGAGTGCAACAACCGCAAGAAGTACCTCCTCCCGGTAGAGTGGGAGGAGTATCTGGAAACATTGAAAGCCGAATCGCCGGACGGGGAAGGGCAACCGGAATAG
- a CDS encoding HAD family hydrolase, with protein MFDSFEANLAFYQRIMGMMGRKPLERSDEEQMRILHTYANREVLEHFFPVPGDLAEALRCAASIDYRDLVPLMVMEHGFRETLDVLRGHVELAVCTNRSTSMDTVLESFDLTAYFSLVMTAAKVNNPKPHPEPLLKVLEHFGIEPGEALFVGDSAVDSMSAEAAGVPFVAYKADHLPALARIDHHGSVLDLLRP; from the coding sequence ATGTTCGACTCGTTCGAGGCGAACCTTGCCTTTTACCAGCGGATTATGGGGATGATGGGTCGCAAGCCCCTTGAGCGGTCCGATGAAGAGCAGATGAGGATCCTGCACACCTACGCCAACCGGGAAGTCCTGGAGCATTTTTTCCCCGTACCGGGCGATTTAGCCGAGGCGCTTCGCTGCGCCGCAAGCATTGATTACCGTGATCTGGTGCCGCTCATGGTGATGGAGCATGGATTCCGCGAAACCCTTGATGTGCTCCGGGGCCATGTTGAACTCGCCGTCTGCACCAACCGGTCCACATCCATGGATACCGTGCTGGAGAGCTTCGACCTTACGGCTTATTTCAGCCTTGTCATGACCGCGGCAAAGGTGAATAACCCGAAACCGCATCCGGAGCCCCTTCTGAAAGTACTCGAGCACTTCGGCATCGAGCCGGGCGAGGCCCTCTTCGTGGGGGACTCGGCCGTGGACAGCATGTCCGCCGAAGCTGCCGGGGTCCCCTTTGTCGCCTACAAGGCTGACCATCTTCCTGCCCTGGCGCGTATTGACCACCATGGCAGTGTGCTGGACCTGCTTCGGCCCTGA
- the pfkA gene encoding 6-phosphofructokinase produces MKRIGILSSGGDCSGMNAAIRSAVRTAIRLNVEVMGFRKGYLGLMKGDAIPLDTKAVSGILHRGGTFLQSARSAEFKTPEGQLKAIENLKELGIEGLVVLGGDGSLTGALALHRLGLPVVGIPSSIDNDIPYTDMALGVDTALNNIIYAVDCIKDTASSHARAFVIEVMGRNSGYLASISAIATGAEYALVPEREYNLDEICQQLRARFEEGRDNAIIILAEGAGHAQEISDSIKDAIGFETRVTVLGHYQRGGAPTVFDRLLASRFGKRAVELLVSGNSGVMVGLSCNSVLATPLEDVIKGEKRPQDEVLRLAEVLGV; encoded by the coding sequence ATGAAAAGAATCGGGATTCTTTCGAGCGGCGGCGACTGCTCCGGCATGAATGCCGCCATCCGGTCTGCGGTCCGGACGGCGATCCGTCTGAACGTTGAGGTGATGGGCTTTCGGAAGGGGTATCTGGGTCTCATGAAAGGCGATGCCATCCCCCTGGACACCAAGGCGGTATCGGGCATCCTCCACCGGGGTGGAACATTCCTCCAGTCGGCACGGTCTGCGGAATTCAAGACCCCCGAAGGGCAGCTCAAGGCCATCGAGAACCTGAAGGAACTGGGCATCGAGGGGCTCGTGGTGCTCGGCGGCGATGGCTCCCTGACCGGCGCTCTGGCCCTGCACCGGCTCGGCCTGCCGGTGGTCGGCATACCATCCAGCATCGACAACGACATCCCCTACACCGACATGGCGCTGGGGGTTGACACGGCCCTCAACAACATCATCTACGCCGTCGACTGCATCAAAGACACGGCAAGCTCCCATGCCCGGGCCTTCGTAATCGAAGTCATGGGACGAAACTCGGGGTACCTGGCCAGTATCTCCGCCATCGCCACCGGAGCGGAATATGCGCTGGTCCCTGAACGGGAGTACAACCTCGACGAGATTTGCCAGCAACTCCGTGCCCGCTTCGAGGAGGGGCGCGACAACGCCATCATCATCCTCGCGGAAGGTGCGGGGCATGCCCAGGAGATTTCCGACAGCATCAAGGACGCCATCGGATTCGAAACCCGGGTGACGGTGCTTGGCCACTATCAGCGCGGCGGGGCGCCGACAGTCTTCGACCGGCTCCTGGCAAGCCGCTTCGGCAAAAGGGCGGTCGAGCTCCTCGTATCCGGCAACTCGGGGGTTATGGTGGGGCTTTCCTGCAATTCGGTCCTCGCCACGCCGCTGGAGGACGTAATCAAGGGCGAAAAGCGGCCCCAGGACGAAGTATTGCGACTGGCGGAAGTATTGGGAGTTTAA